The Pseudocalidococcus azoricus BACA0444 genome includes a region encoding these proteins:
- a CDS encoding DUF4346 domain-containing protein has protein sequence MPEDSQISNIHSELQEGMSLAKCRKCGCMKETLEDLESTLSSNLADTNSDLLKNTQNWLDQMEPIQYPCIGCAHCFPAVATNLIHQAFPESAQNDSSGCSFEIREDARFPVPGEYFAFCHGGDCPVAVSTLASVGLAEQLANLKPRELCIVGKTETENIGIDKVVKNIVSNPTIRFLLLTGKDSEGHYSGKTLLALAANGVDDRMKVIGSPGKRPILKNVTHEEVEVFRKQVQIVDLIDCEDVDRIVGKMKELSQEEFSSCGCAKQSKKAEVLQLSDVSTIQAEQPTRFRMDKTGYFVILPKLEKRIILAEHYSYDNTLLRVIEGNSARSLYWTIIENGWVTQLDHAAYLGEELARAELSIQLGFRYVQDKAVFHEER, from the coding sequence ATGCCAGAAGACAGTCAAATTAGCAACATCCACTCTGAACTTCAAGAAGGAATGTCACTTGCCAAGTGCCGAAAATGTGGGTGTATGAAGGAAACGTTGGAAGATTTAGAATCCACGTTATCTTCCAACCTGGCTGACACCAACTCGGATTTGCTCAAAAATACTCAAAACTGGCTGGATCAAATGGAGCCAATTCAGTACCCCTGTATTGGATGCGCTCACTGTTTCCCCGCAGTGGCAACCAATTTGATTCATCAAGCCTTTCCTGAATCTGCTCAAAATGACTCATCGGGCTGCTCTTTTGAGATCCGAGAAGATGCTCGCTTCCCAGTTCCTGGTGAGTATTTTGCATTTTGTCATGGTGGAGATTGTCCAGTGGCAGTTTCAACTCTTGCTAGCGTTGGACTGGCTGAACAACTCGCAAACCTCAAACCCAGAGAACTCTGTATCGTTGGTAAAACTGAGACAGAAAACATTGGGATTGATAAGGTTGTTAAAAATATCGTGAGTAATCCAACCATTCGGTTTCTGCTGCTGACAGGAAAAGACTCTGAGGGACACTACAGCGGAAAAACTCTACTTGCGCTTGCTGCAAATGGGGTAGACGATCGGATGAAGGTAATCGGCTCTCCTGGCAAGCGTCCAATCCTGAAAAACGTTACTCATGAAGAAGTTGAAGTTTTCCGCAAACAAGTGCAGATTGTTGATCTGATTGACTGTGAGGATGTAGACCGAATCGTTGGGAAGATGAAGGAACTCTCCCAAGAAGAGTTTTCTTCATGTGGTTGCGCGAAACAGAGCAAAAAAGCTGAGGTGCTACAACTATCAGATGTATCCACAATTCAGGCAGAGCAGCCTACACGGTTTCGGATGGATAAAACAGGCTACTTTGTGATTCTTCCGAAATTAGAGAAGAGAATAATTTTAGCTGAACACTACTCCTATGACAACACCCTTTTGAGAGTCATCGAAGGTAATAGCGCCAGAAGTTTGTATTGGACAATTATTGAAAATGGTTGGGTCACTCAGTTAGATCATGCTGCATATTTAGGAGAGGAATTAGCAAGGGCAGAACTATCAATTCAACTAGGCTTTAGATATGTTCAAGACAAAGCTGTATTCCATGAAGAAAGATGA
- the pirA gene encoding arginine synthesis PII-interacting regulator PirA: MKLTYRGIPYDRPDNQVTTTPGDVMGNYRGAAWIARIVTSPLKSVPAQTLCWRGVVYNTDGSAVQSAEVVVPALPTPVKVQHQGVNLGDAHRQWILKSLEHRMEVARNRGDQGLVQMLEDEWKQFA, translated from the coding sequence ATGAAACTGACTTATCGTGGTATTCCCTATGATCGTCCAGACAACCAAGTAACCACTACCCCTGGGGATGTCATGGGCAACTATCGGGGGGCGGCCTGGATCGCTCGGATTGTGACTTCTCCTTTGAAATCAGTTCCTGCCCAGACGCTTTGCTGGCGAGGTGTTGTTTACAATACCGATGGTTCTGCTGTTCAGTCCGCTGAAGTTGTGGTTCCGGCCCTGCCGACCCCGGTTAAAGTTCAACATCAAGGGGTCAATCTGGGTGATGCCCATCGGCAATGGATTCTCAAGAGCCTAGAACACCGCATGGAAGTGGCTCGGAATCGGGGCGATCAAGGCCTGGTGCAGATGCTCGAAGATGAATGGAAACAATTTGCCTAG
- the serS gene encoding serine--tRNA ligase, whose protein sequence is MIDLKQLRENPTAIQAQLSRRGTYDLQAPLDLDTQIRQLEQQRSQLQARSNAIGAEVGQKIKKGTDPQAPELQSLRQEASEIKRQLSELEPQERQLRADLEALLLIIPNLPSPTTPIGSDETENVEIRRWGDDLKPTHAVINHWDWGEKRGLLDVQRSVKVAQSRFVTLIGAAAALERALIQFMLSRHTQNGYVEVLPPFLINSDSLTGTGQLPKFAEESFKCADDDLWLTPTAEVPVTNLYRDEILAAEDLPIYHCAYTPCFRREAGSYGRDTRGLIRLHQFNKVELVKLVTPETSAAEHQALVQDATGILEALELPYRVIELCTGDLGFSANKCYDLEVWLPSAGCYREISSCSNFGEFQARRAKIRYKETGKKGTNFVHTLNGSGLAVGRTMAAILENHQQPNGSVKIPEALQPFLGQAFL, encoded by the coding sequence GTGATTGATCTCAAGCAGTTGCGGGAAAACCCGACAGCCATACAAGCCCAACTCAGCCGTCGCGGGACTTATGATCTCCAGGCCCCCTTAGACCTAGATACCCAAATCCGGCAACTGGAACAGCAACGCTCCCAACTCCAGGCCCGGAGTAATGCCATTGGAGCCGAAGTTGGGCAAAAAATTAAAAAAGGCACAGATCCCCAGGCCCCGGAACTCCAAAGCCTCCGTCAAGAAGCCAGCGAGATTAAACGCCAACTCAGCGAACTAGAACCCCAAGAGCGGCAACTGCGGGCGGATCTCGAGGCTTTATTATTGATCATTCCTAACCTACCCAGTCCGACTACGCCAATCGGGAGCGATGAAACGGAAAATGTCGAGATTCGCCGATGGGGGGATGACCTCAAACCGACCCATGCTGTGATTAACCACTGGGATTGGGGGGAAAAACGGGGCCTGCTGGATGTGCAACGCTCCGTTAAGGTGGCCCAAAGCCGGTTTGTAACGTTGATCGGTGCCGCTGCTGCCCTCGAACGCGCTTTGATTCAGTTCATGCTCAGTCGGCATACCCAAAACGGCTATGTGGAAGTTCTGCCCCCGTTTTTAATCAACAGTGACTCCCTCACAGGCACGGGGCAACTGCCAAAATTTGCCGAAGAAAGCTTTAAGTGTGCCGATGATGATCTCTGGTTGACCCCCACGGCTGAAGTTCCCGTCACCAACTTGTATCGAGACGAGATTTTGGCGGCTGAGGATTTACCCATTTACCACTGTGCCTATACCCCTTGTTTTCGGCGGGAAGCGGGCAGTTATGGGCGGGATACCAGGGGGCTGATTCGCCTGCATCAATTTAATAAGGTGGAACTGGTTAAGCTGGTGACTCCCGAAACCTCAGCCGCAGAACACCAGGCCTTGGTGCAGGATGCCACGGGGATTCTGGAAGCCCTTGAATTACCCTATCGAGTCATAGAACTGTGTACGGGCGATTTAGGCTTTTCGGCCAACAAATGCTATGACCTGGAAGTTTGGCTCCCCTCGGCAGGCTGTTATCGGGAAATTTCCAGTTGTTCTAATTTTGGTGAGTTCCAGGCCCGACGGGCAAAAATTCGCTATAAGGAAACGGGGAAAAAAGGCACCAACTTTGTCCATACCTTGAATGGCTCTGGCCTGGCGGTGGGACGAACAATGGCCGCAATTCTCGAAAATCATCAACAACCCAACGGCTCTGTGAAAATCCCTGAGGCCCTGCAACCCTTTTTGGGCCAAGCCTTTCTCTGA
- a CDS encoding energy-coupling factor transporter transmembrane component T family protein, producing the protein MDLLRSLPLGLYLEQPVTWLHRLDPRLKLAWLMTFLLSPLMADSLWRLLLVGLLLLLTALARIPLRAFGRQLVWLVVVGSLILVITSFMPDGFALSYQPRQITPETIPTTDYNYVLWSHPPLWPGQGPLQITRRSLELGIRLSTLLFTLIYGTSLYLLTTAPEEITAGLEALMLPLRAFKVPVTEVALTLTLSLRFIPLVLEEIQNLGRSIRTRAIDWRKLGLGGAIKIWVMLAGRILENLLLRAEQVAGAMQVRGFTQASDYRNQWQALQWRGRDWLALAVMGLVLVGRVMLPNYLKLS; encoded by the coding sequence ATGGATTTATTGCGTTCCTTACCCTTAGGGCTATACCTCGAACAACCCGTAACTTGGCTGCATCGGCTGGATCCACGCCTGAAGCTGGCCTGGTTAATGACTTTTTTACTCTCGCCGCTAATGGCTGATTCCCTCTGGCGATTGCTTTTAGTGGGGCTACTCTTACTCTTAACGGCATTGGCCAGAATCCCCTTGCGGGCCTTTGGGCGGCAGTTGGTCTGGTTAGTGGTGGTCGGGTCTTTAATTTTGGTGATTACCTCCTTCATGCCCGATGGTTTTGCCCTTAGTTACCAACCCCGCCAAATTACCCCCGAAACAATTCCCACCACCGACTACAACTATGTGCTTTGGAGTCATCCCCCCCTCTGGCCAGGCCAAGGGCCCCTGCAAATTACCCGCCGCTCCCTAGAATTGGGGATTCGCCTGAGTACCCTCCTGTTCACCTTGATTTATGGGACGAGTCTCTATTTACTGACAACTGCGCCTGAGGAAATTACGGCTGGCCTGGAAGCCCTGATGTTGCCCCTGCGGGCCTTCAAAGTGCCGGTGACAGAAGTAGCCTTGACCTTGACCCTATCCCTGCGCTTTATTCCCTTGGTCTTAGAAGAAATTCAAAACCTCGGGCGTTCGATTCGGACAAGGGCGATTGATTGGCGCAAACTGGGCCTGGGGGGGGCGATTAAAATCTGGGTGATGCTGGCCGGGCGGATTTTAGAGAATTTATTACTGCGGGCCGAACAGGTGGCGGGGGCGATGCAGGTACGGGGCTTTACCCAGGCCAGTGACTATCGGAATCAATGGCAAGCTCTCCAATGGCGGGGACGGGACTGGTTGGCCTTGGCCGTCATGGGCCTGGTCTTGGTCGGACGAGTTATGTTACCCAATTATCTAAAGTTGAGTTAA
- a CDS encoding anthranilate synthase component I: MASSPMAGTGLVGLGRHGPGLGRTSYVTQLSKVELKRSEFVRVTDQRLWQNLPLEGRTGSEIFGRLFLDQAIAVLLESPQDSDQPQARYSICAGNPQPGQAWTPELGQIIPCLEHLFAATTSELPDHVPAHLPFIGGWLGWLGYDLAWEIEQLPYTRPDSLPLPIAFWYQPACFAVLDHHQDQLWLAAGDSEGLEALTHRLLGRDGDQPGELKQSSRPRPNLTPPQLGLNQTDYEARVNQAKQYIHAGDIFQANLSLRFQVTGQISAWSLYRQLQTINPSPFSCYVQTPWGHIVSCSPERLVQVHNQQVQTRPIAGTRPRGQDAATDAQLGQELLNNAKERAEHIMLVDLERNDLGRVCQWGTVNVDELLVLESYSHVMHLVSNIRGLLKPGIGGLDVIKAVFPGGTITGCPKVRCLEIIEELEPVRRNLFYGSCGYIDRRGHLDLNILIRTLLVNADQTQAWGQIGAGIVADSDPRREWDESLQKAQALFQALKTAT; encoded by the coding sequence ATGGCAAGCTCTCCAATGGCGGGGACGGGACTGGTTGGCCTTGGCCGTCATGGGCCTGGTCTTGGTCGGACGAGTTATGTTACCCAATTATCTAAAGTTGAGTTAAAAAGGTCTGAGTTTGTAAGGGTGACGGATCAACGACTTTGGCAAAATTTACCTTTAGAAGGGCGCACTGGCTCCGAAATCTTTGGACGACTTTTTTTAGACCAGGCCATTGCGGTTTTACTAGAAAGTCCTCAGGATAGCGACCAACCCCAGGCCCGGTATTCCATTTGTGCTGGTAATCCCCAACCCGGCCAGGCCTGGACTCCTGAACTTGGGCAAATCATCCCCTGTTTAGAACATCTTTTTGCCGCTACAACCTCAGAACTCCCTGATCATGTCCCAGCCCATTTACCGTTTATTGGCGGATGGTTGGGGTGGTTGGGCTACGACTTGGCCTGGGAAATTGAGCAACTCCCCTACACCCGACCCGACTCTCTCCCCCTACCCATTGCGTTTTGGTATCAACCTGCTTGTTTTGCTGTTTTAGATCATCATCAGGATCAACTATGGTTAGCGGCTGGGGATTCAGAAGGCTTAGAGGCGTTAACTCACCGGTTACTGGGTAGAGATGGTGATCAGCCCGGAGAATTAAAACAGTCTTCCCGTCCTCGGCCCAATTTAACGCCGCCCCAACTAGGTTTGAACCAAACAGACTATGAAGCCCGCGTCAACCAGGCCAAGCAATATATCCACGCTGGCGATATTTTCCAGGCCAACCTCTCTTTACGGTTTCAAGTCACGGGGCAAATCTCGGCCTGGTCTCTCTATCGACAACTGCAAACCATTAACCCCTCCCCCTTTAGTTGCTATGTCCAAACCCCTTGGGGCCATATTGTCAGTTGCTCCCCAGAACGCTTAGTGCAAGTCCACAATCAACAGGTACAAACCCGACCCATTGCTGGAACGCGCCCACGGGGCCAAGATGCTGCCACTGATGCCCAGTTAGGCCAAGAACTCCTCAACAATGCCAAGGAGCGGGCCGAACACATCATGCTGGTGGATTTAGAACGCAACGACTTGGGGCGAGTTTGTCAGTGGGGGACGGTGAATGTGGATGAACTCTTGGTGTTGGAATCCTATAGCCATGTGATGCATTTAGTCAGTAATATCCGCGGCCTCTTAAAACCAGGGATTGGTGGCCTGGATGTCATTAAAGCTGTGTTTCCGGGGGGAACGATTACGGGCTGTCCGAAAGTGCGCTGTCTCGAAATTATTGAAGAATTGGAACCAGTGCGGCGAAATTTATTTTATGGCTCCTGTGGCTATATTGATCGGCGGGGCCATTTGGATTTGAATATTCTCATTCGCACCCTATTGGTAAATGCTGACCAAACCCAGGCCTGGGGACAAATTGGGGCGGGTATTGTCGCCGATAGTGATCCCAGGCGCGAATGGGATGAATCGTTGCAAAAAGCCCAAGCACTTTTCCAGGCCCTCAAGACTGCCACCTGA
- the ureE gene encoding urease accessory protein UreE, producing the protein MNLVAHTRLNPAPDQAPSLFLALTATERTKSRHWFVTTTGERVFLQLPRGTVLRDGDLLQAEPATTIAENQTAAIIVGIQAQAEPVLTITAPTALELLQAAYHLGNRHVPIEIQPTYLRIGPDPVLEKLLIQRGLKVEVGSHPFQPELGAYHSGHEHHPH; encoded by the coding sequence ATGAACCTAGTTGCCCACACCCGCCTTAATCCTGCTCCAGACCAAGCACCGAGTCTTTTTCTCGCCCTCACGGCCACAGAACGGACTAAATCGCGCCATTGGTTTGTCACTACCACTGGAGAGCGTGTTTTTCTGCAATTACCTCGGGGGACAGTTCTGCGGGATGGGGACTTACTCCAGGCCGAGCCAGCAACCACCATTGCCGAGAATCAGACCGCAGCGATTATAGTTGGCATCCAGGCCCAGGCCGAACCCGTCTTAACGATCACAGCCCCCACTGCCCTGGAACTCCTGCAAGCGGCCTACCACCTCGGCAATCGCCATGTCCCCATCGAAATTCAACCGACCTATTTACGCATTGGCCCCGATCCTGTTTTAGAAAAGCTCCTGATCCAACGGGGACTAAAAGTTGAAGTAGGGTCGCATCCCTTTCAGCCGGAATTGGGAGCCTATCATTCTGGACATGAGCATCACCCCCATTAG